The genomic segment CGAGGTGCGCACTGCGTGGCGGCCGCCGTCCGTCTTTCCGGAAATCGCGCCGGTCGCATACTATCCGGGCCGCGGAGCGGACCCGCGCTATCCGGATGAGGTCGTCGTGTGGCTGAACCCCGATCACCCCGAGCTGATCAGCCCGCGCGTCTCGCGGCTCACCGACGAGATCCCGCTGTTCACCGAGCTCCTTCTGGCGTCGGTCGACGTGCGCGCGAGCGGCTTGCCGTCGCTCGGGCTCGAGAGCCTCGATCCGGTGAAACGCCGCATCCTGGCGACGACGCACGCCTCGGACGCCGCGGTGATCGCGAAGTACTCGCCGTACCCGCCGGTCGACGACGCGGAGTTCGCACGGCGCGCGTTCGCGTTCGCGGTGCTGCGGCAGATGACGCCCGGGATCGGCGGCGTCGCGCCGATAGAAGTTCCGGCGTCCGTGATGCCGCGCGAGGAACCGCTCGCGGCGTACGTCGGGCGCTACGCCGACGCGCGCGCGCCGCGCGGCCGGGGCGTCATCCATATCGTCGGCACCTCCGTGCCGGAGTCGCCGGGCGGCTCCGAAGCGTGGGTCCGCGCGTTCGTGCTCGCGACCGCGGACCGGCAGCCGGCCGACAGCGCGGTAAAACGCGCGTACGAAGCAGCGCGCGCGCAGGACGAAGCCTCATCCGGCGATCATTACGCGGCCAGACGCGCGTTCGCGGCCCCGTACGTCACCCAAGTCGCCGCGCTCTTCGGAAGGTAACCAGGATGCAAACCGATTCGTCAGCCACCGCCGCGAAGCGACGCGCGTTCCGCGCGCTGCACGACGGGCCCGCGCTGTTCGTCATCCCGAACGCTTGGGACGTGATCACCGCGCGCGTCTTCGAGGAGGCGGGGTTCCCGGCGGTCGCGACCTCGAGCGCCGCGCTCGCGAACTCGCTCGGTTTTCCGGACGGCAGCGCGCTCGACGTCGACCTGCACCTCTCCACGCTCGAGCGGATCGTGCGCGCCCTCGACGTGCCGCTCTCCGCCGACGTCGAGAACGGCTACGCCGACGAGCCGGCGGCCGTCGCGTCGTTCATCGAACGGCTCGCGCAAACCGGCGTCGCCGGATACAACCTGGAGGACACCGTGCACGAGCACGAGCTGTACCCGCTCGACCTCGCCGTCGCGCGCGTTCGCGCCGCGCGCGCCGCCGAGCCGGATTTGTTTCTCAACGCGCGCACCGACATCTATCTCGGCGGAATCGGGCCGGAGGCGACGCGCTTCGAGCGCACCGTGGAACGCCTGCGTGCGTTCGCCGACGCCGGCGCCGACGGCGTCTTCGTCCCGGGCGTGATGGACGCCGAGACGATCGGCAAGCTCGCCGCCGCGTCGCCACGCCCGCTCAACGTGCTCGCCGGACCGAAGTCGCCCAACGCCAAGACGCTACACGCGCTCGGCGTCCGCCGCGTCAGCGTCGGGTCGTGGCCGGGCCGGCGGATCCTCGGCGTCCTGCGCGAGATCGCGCGCGAGCTGCGCGAGGACGGCACGTTCACCTTCATCCGCGAGCCGATCATGTCGTACGCCGACGCCAACGCGCTCGTGCGACCGCGTTCGTAAGCGCTACGTCGCGTTCTTGACCGCTTGGTAGATCGTCAGGAAGGCTTTCGCGGTCGCCTGATCGTCCCAGTCGCCGCTGTGGTTGTCGAGCATCGAGGCGGTGAGCTGGGCGGCGATCTGCTTGAGCTGGATCTCTTGGTCGGGCGTAATCATGCGCCTAGACTTCGACCGGGACGCGCTCGCGGCTGCCGTTCTTCGTGAGGTCGTCGAGCGTTTCGAAGTTCGCGCTCTCCAGCTCGGCGATTCGCTCAGCGCTGACACGAACGCGCCCCTTCGCGCGCTCGTCGGCGAGGACGCCGCGCAGGTGCTCGCCCGTGTACGAGCGCGGGTTCGCGGCGATCTCCTCGGGGGTGCCGACCGCGACGATCGTGCCGCCCTTGTCGCCGCCTTCGGGACCGAGGTCGATCACGTAGTCGGCGGTCTTGATCACGTCGAGGTTGTGCTCGATGACCAGCACCGTGTTCCCCATCCCGACCAGCCGCTGCAGCACGTCGAGCAGCTTGTGGATGTCGGCGAAGTGCAAGCCGGTCGTCGGCTCGTCGAGCACGTAGAACGTGCGCCCCGTCGCGCGGCGTGACAGCTCGGTGGCGAGCTTGA from the Candidatus Eremiobacterota bacterium genome contains:
- a CDS encoding isocitrate lyase/phosphoenolpyruvate mutase family protein → MQTDSSATAAKRRAFRALHDGPALFVIPNAWDVITARVFEEAGFPAVATSSAALANSLGFPDGSALDVDLHLSTLERIVRALDVPLSADVENGYADEPAAVASFIERLAQTGVAGYNLEDTVHEHELYPLDLAVARVRAARAAEPDLFLNARTDIYLGGIGPEATRFERTVERLRAFADAGADGVFVPGVMDAETIGKLAAASPRPLNVLAGPKSPNAKTLHALGVRRVSVGSWPGRRILGVLREIARELREDGTFTFIREPIMSYADANALVRPRS